A part of Candidatus Electrothrix aestuarii genomic DNA contains:
- a CDS encoding cation:proton antiporter, protein MGVAADIVIIVVAALIGALIAQRAKQPLILGYIAAGIVVGPYTGGVTVGDLHEIELLAEIGVALLLFALGLEFSLSELRPVRNIALLGTPIQILLTISFGFALGRYLGLSFAHAIWFGSLISLSSTMVTLKTLMSRGLLGTLSSRVMIGMLIIQDLAIIPMMIILPQLSNPEAGLPILAIAIVKSVVFLVLMFYFGRKLLPWLMEHVAQWNSRELFILSITAIGLGIGYATYLFGLSFAFGAFVAGMVLSESDYGHQALSDIIPLRDIFGLLFFTSVGMLLDPIYLFDNWVRILSLCLAIAVFKGTIFSMLAVLFRYGNIIPIAVGFGLFQIGEFSFVLARLGLETKSIDQDMYSLVLAVSVLSMVLTPFASALAAPLYKLKKRRFKQEPLQTENLPQSGLKNHIIIAGGGRVGQHIAQVLRQLSIPFVIVEVNHQRMLECKEAEYPVIYGDINHATVLELAKVTSAKLLLITTPDVTTSQSIVRLSRRHNSELHIIARADGIKQTQALYESGIYMAVLPEMEAGLEIARQALLHFDVPVSVIQQYTDDVRQNLYSSIYHPKDGHDLLAKLGNIKNMLEISWVTISPESPLANKNIGEAAVRTKTGASIVGIIQGKEFYSNPQVDYTFQGGDLVAVVGNAQERHAFNELAGA, encoded by the coding sequence ATGGGTGTAGCCGCAGATATTGTTATCATTGTCGTTGCCGCCTTAATTGGCGCACTTATTGCCCAGCGGGCCAAACAACCGTTGATTTTAGGCTATATTGCAGCAGGTATTGTTGTGGGGCCATATACCGGCGGGGTGACAGTCGGAGATCTCCATGAAATTGAGCTGCTGGCAGAAATCGGCGTGGCCCTTCTTCTCTTTGCTTTGGGTTTGGAATTTTCTCTCAGTGAATTGAGGCCGGTTCGTAACATCGCCCTCTTAGGGACACCAATACAAATTCTGCTGACCATTAGCTTCGGCTTTGCTCTTGGCAGATACCTAGGCCTTTCTTTCGCGCATGCCATATGGTTTGGCTCCCTCATATCACTTTCCAGCACAATGGTGACCTTAAAAACCCTGATGAGCAGAGGGCTTTTAGGAACACTCTCCAGCCGGGTCATGATCGGGATGCTCATTATTCAGGATTTAGCCATCATCCCGATGATGATTATTCTCCCGCAGCTCAGCAATCCTGAAGCAGGTTTGCCAATCCTGGCCATCGCCATAGTTAAATCTGTCGTTTTCCTGGTTTTGATGTTTTATTTTGGCAGGAAGCTGCTTCCGTGGCTGATGGAGCATGTTGCGCAGTGGAATTCACGAGAGCTTTTCATTTTATCTATCACTGCCATAGGTCTCGGTATAGGCTATGCCACCTACCTTTTCGGGCTGTCTTTTGCTTTTGGCGCCTTTGTTGCCGGAATGGTTTTGAGCGAGTCTGATTATGGCCACCAGGCCCTGAGTGACATTATTCCCCTCAGAGATATTTTCGGTCTTTTGTTTTTTACATCCGTCGGCATGCTGCTTGACCCCATATATTTATTTGACAATTGGGTTCGGATTCTCTCCCTATGTCTCGCTATCGCGGTCTTCAAAGGGACAATTTTCTCCATGCTGGCGGTCCTGTTTCGCTATGGCAATATTATTCCGATTGCCGTTGGATTCGGGTTGTTCCAGATCGGTGAATTTTCCTTTGTCCTTGCACGATTGGGACTTGAGACAAAGTCTATTGACCAGGACATGTATTCTCTCGTGCTTGCCGTGTCCGTCTTGAGTATGGTCCTGACCCCCTTTGCCTCGGCCTTGGCAGCACCACTCTACAAACTGAAAAAGCGCCGATTCAAGCAGGAACCGCTGCAAACAGAAAACCTTCCCCAGTCTGGCTTAAAGAACCATATCATCATTGCCGGAGGTGGACGGGTAGGCCAACACATTGCGCAGGTCCTGAGACAACTCAGCATACCTTTTGTGATTGTTGAGGTAAATCACCAGCGCATGCTTGAATGCAAAGAAGCTGAGTACCCAGTTATTTACGGCGATATAAACCATGCAACGGTTCTTGAGCTTGCCAAGGTTACTTCAGCAAAACTCTTACTCATAACTACCCCTGATGTCACAACCTCACAATCCATTGTCCGGCTATCACGTCGGCATAATTCTGAACTCCACATCATTGCCCGGGCCGATGGTATCAAACAAACGCAGGCCTTATATGAAAGCGGCATATATATGGCTGTATTGCCTGAGATGGAAGCGGGGTTGGAAATTGCACGGCAGGCGCTTCTGCATTTTGATGTCCCTGTGAGTGTTATTCAGCAATATACAGACGATGTCCGGCAAAATTTATATTCGTCAATTTATCACCCCAAGGATGGGCATGATCTTTTGGCAAAACTTGGCAATATAAAAAACATGCTGGAAATCTCATGGGTAACGATCTCCCCGGAAAGTCCTCTTGCCAATAAAAATATCGGAGAGGCCGCTGTTCGTACCAAGACAGGGGCGTCAATTGTGGGGATCATCCAAGGGAAAGAATTCTATTCTAATCCTCAAGTGGATTATACGTTTCAAGGTGGCGATTTGGTCGCGGTTGTTGGTAATGCGCAGGAAAGACATGCGTTTAATGAGCTGGCAGGTGCTTGA
- a CDS encoding ASKHA domain-containing protein has product MLKTIPLVSLVHVNAAPPSLQDNTADLDRLKLALAESLPEPLRTCAIHIPFSCMATLAAAFRAADFTGYAVVQYEPTRLVFVDFFAKAPKRLPALALDLGSTHLEATLLDLLTGETIAHAAVLNRQVNYGTDILSRIHFAERKEGERQGLVVLQEAVLASIHELLDELCREAAASPQEVQAAAISGNTTMVHLLLGLNPRHICREPYIPLVNAPDPFLAQEIGLQLHPQATVRVLPGKGSYFGGDLMSGILATGLDQGEETCMLIDVGTNAEVVMGNSEWLIACAGAAGPALEGGVARMGMRAAAGAVEHVAIDRENWQLTWRSIGEAPPVGLCGSGLIDLVAELYLARIVDLRGKFQASFPDQSEAQKAFVEERLLEMDGEQVFLLIAAGESGNDEPVLLSQLDLDAMMRSKAAMYAILVTLIGQVGLEFSDLSRISVAGAFGKHINPRQAITLGMLPDLPLSTFQPVGNSSLRGAELVLLDHKAFEQSLKIARKITYIELNVNQEFMIRFSGSRFIPHTDPGLFPSVPSFRDRS; this is encoded by the coding sequence TTGCTAAAAACAATCCCCTTGGTATCCCTTGTTCATGTCAATGCCGCTCCGCCCAGCCTACAGGATAACACCGCAGATCTTGATCGCCTGAAACTCGCCTTAGCCGAGTCATTGCCGGAGCCTTTGCGTACTTGCGCCATCCATATCCCCTTCTCCTGTATGGCAACTCTTGCCGCCGCATTCAGAGCTGCTGATTTTACCGGCTATGCTGTAGTGCAATATGAGCCCACCCGCCTTGTCTTTGTGGATTTCTTTGCCAAGGCACCGAAACGCCTGCCTGCCTTGGCCCTGGATCTCGGTTCCACCCATTTGGAGGCCACCCTGCTGGACCTCCTCACCGGAGAGACGATTGCCCACGCTGCCGTCCTCAACCGCCAGGTCAATTATGGAACTGATATCCTCAGTCGCATTCATTTCGCGGAACGCAAAGAGGGTGAAAGGCAAGGGCTGGTTGTGTTACAAGAGGCTGTCCTTGCCTCTATCCATGAACTCCTTGACGAGCTCTGCAGAGAGGCAGCTGCCTCTCCCCAGGAAGTGCAGGCTGCCGCTATCTCAGGCAACACGACGATGGTTCACCTCCTGCTCGGCCTCAATCCACGTCACATCTGCCGGGAACCGTACATCCCCCTAGTGAATGCCCCTGATCCTTTCCTGGCCCAGGAGATCGGGCTGCAACTTCATCCCCAGGCAACCGTGCGGGTATTACCGGGCAAAGGAAGTTATTTCGGGGGAGACCTGATGTCCGGCATCCTGGCAACTGGCCTTGATCAGGGCGAGGAGACCTGCATGCTCATAGATGTGGGTACCAATGCTGAGGTGGTCATGGGAAACAGCGAGTGGCTCATTGCCTGCGCCGGTGCAGCAGGCCCTGCCCTGGAAGGCGGGGTAGCTCGAATGGGCATGCGAGCTGCTGCTGGCGCAGTCGAGCATGTAGCCATTGATAGGGAGAATTGGCAGCTCACTTGGCGCAGTATCGGGGAGGCACCGCCGGTAGGGCTCTGCGGTTCCGGCTTAATCGACCTGGTAGCAGAGCTTTATCTCGCCCGTATTGTCGATCTGCGGGGGAAATTCCAGGCCTCGTTCCCTGATCAATCAGAGGCGCAGAAAGCTTTTGTTGAGGAACGTTTACTGGAGATGGACGGAGAGCAGGTCTTTCTGCTCATTGCCGCCGGAGAATCTGGCAATGATGAGCCGGTGCTCCTCAGTCAGCTTGATTTGGATGCCATGATGCGCTCCAAGGCTGCCATGTACGCTATTCTGGTGACGCTGATCGGGCAGGTCGGGCTGGAATTCAGTGATTTGTCCCGCATCTCCGTGGCCGGAGCCTTTGGCAAACACATCAATCCCCGGCAGGCCATTACCCTCGGCATGCTGCCGGACCTCCCCCTTTCCACCTTTCAGCCGGTTGGCAACAGCTCCCTGCGCGGTGCCGAGTTAGTCCTGCTTGACCACAAGGCCTTTGAGCAATCCCTGAAAATCGCCCGCAAGATCACCTATATCGAACTAAATGTGAACCAGGAATTCATGATCCGCTTTTCCGGCTCCCGCTTTATCCCCCATACCGACCCGGGCTTGTTTCCCTCAGTACCCAGTTTTCGGGATAGAAGCTGA